The genomic segment CCACAGCAGGAAATTGCTGATGCGGGTATCGCCGCCGGTGCGGATGAACAGGTCCGGGGCCGGCAGGTCGGCCAGGGCCACCTGGCTGCCCAGCAGCGATTCGTCGATCTGTTCGGGCAGCAGGCGGCCCGCAGCCACTTCCACGGCCAGGGCGCGCGCGGCACGGGCGATATCCTGGCGGCCACCATAGCTGGCGGCGATCGACAGGGTCAGGGTGGTGTTGTCAGCGGTGCGCTGCTCGGCCAGCTGCATGCGGCTGACCAGGCCGGCACCGAAGCGCTCGCGTTCGCCAATGAAGCGCACGCGCACGCCACGCCGATGCAGCTCGTCCACTTCGCGGTCGAGCGCGCCGAGGAACAGCTTCATCAACGCATCGACTTCTTCCTGCGGCCGGCCCCAGTTCTCGCTGGAGAACGCGAACAGGGTCAGCGCGGGAATGCCCAGTTCAAGGCAGCGCTCGATGGTGCGGTTGACCGCGCGCGCGCCGGCACGGTGGCCGATCACGCGCGGGCGGCGGCGCTGCTGC from the Stenotrophomonas maltophilia genome contains:
- the uppS gene encoding polyprenyl diphosphate synthase, giving the protein MPSVPPPLPAALPRHVAIIMDGNGRWAQQRRRPRVIGHRAGARAVNRTIERCLELGIPALTLFAFSSENWGRPQEEVDALMKLFLGALDREVDELHRRGVRVRFIGERERFGAGLVSRMQLAEQRTADNTTLTLSIAASYGGRQDIARAARALAVEVAAGRLLPEQIDESLLGSQVALADLPAPDLFIRTGGDTRISNFLLWQLAYTELWFTEALWPDFDAELLQQALDAYASRERRFGLTSAQIAALATETSSP